A genomic window from Engraulis encrasicolus isolate BLACKSEA-1 chromosome 14, IST_EnEncr_1.0, whole genome shotgun sequence includes:
- the LOC134462534 gene encoding gamma-glutamyl hydrolase-like isoform X1 has translation MLRLVEQNHLLTWPDEANSHLGTRHHSSTSSIECEIKGISHHVFASHKQTCIDLEKASQFITEALQNAVQRNMALRMLIQRFEDRASENGRYLSEQMEANRQMKLQVEELQKHLEDKDNSLTQANQTIAILNNELGDLQQQLLNHQSSDRTIQEVTEWLEDGKNKANIMKEEDAPVQTIVVGIKEEQEDPAEAYAATDNEYQTSQPDDTFQEQIPYSSGDIKIGLVQEGNDESGVAPVIGSRDAHHPSPPPPAPPPPLVSCAPHQPSSPPQPLPRSRGLSVEVIDCRTTQGHQGTRSKHNQDGEQSKTGVLAQENLEGDMHAQGSSYIAASYVKYIEGSGGRVVPIRINRTTEEYVNIFNSINGLLLPGGDVDIQKSEFSKAAKIFYDLALKANDASDYFPIWGTCQGLQQLTVLTSNKNLLTLTNTKAVALPLVFSQGAQNSRLFKSFPKDLLQSLAADNITANFHSWSLSLQNYSRNAKLKRFYRVLTTNSDGRTDFISTMEAHRYPFYAVQWHPEKSPFEWIDKPGMVHTTAAIRASFYTANFFISEARKSQHQFLSAAEEEKALIYNHSPVFCGGDSIFIQNYYFD, from the exons ATGTTGAGACTGGTTGAGCAAAATCATCTGCTAACATGGCCAGATGAGGCGAATTCCCACCTTGGTACAAGACACCATAGCAGCACCAGCTCAATCGAGTGCGAG ATAAAAGGAATTTCCCACCATGTGTTTGCGAGCCATAAACAAACCTGCATTGACCTGGAGAAGGCTAGCCAATTCATCACAGAAGCATTGCAG AATGCGGTGCAGAGAAACATGGCCCTGCGCATGTTAATCCAGCGTTTCGAAGACAGGGCGTCTGAGAATGGGAGGTACCTGTCAGAGCAGATGGAGGCGAACCGACAAATGAAACTCCAGGTTGAAGAACTACAGAAACACCTGGAGGACAAAGATAACTCACTAACACAAGCCAatcag ACTATTGCCATCCTGAATAATGAACTTGGAGACCTGCAACAGCAACTGCTGAACCACCAAAGTAGTGAccg GACGATACAGGAAGTGACTGAATGGCTTGAGGATGGGAAGAACAAGGCCAAtattatg AAGGAGGAGGATGCTCCAGTGCAGACTATAGTTGTGGGGAttaaagaagaacaagaagatcCTGCTGAGGCCTATGCAGCTACTGATAATGAATATCAGACCAGTCAACCTG ATGACACGTTCCAAGAGCAGATCCCTTACTCATCTGGGGACATCAAAATTGGTCTGGTGCAG GAGGGAAATGATGAATCAGGTGTGGCTCCAGTGATTGGCTCCAGGGACGCTCATCATCCCTCTCCGCCTCCACCTGCACCTCCACCGCCTTTGGTCAGCTGTGCCCCACACCAGCCCTCTTCCCCTCCACAGCCCCTGCCCAGGTCAAGAGGGTTATCAGTGGAAGTGATCGACTGCCGCACAACACAAGGTCATCAAGGAACGAGGAGCAAGCACAACCAAGATGGAGAACAGTCCAAAACTG GTGTACTGGCCCAGGAGAATTTGGAAGGCGACATGCATGCCCAAGGGTCATCATATATCGCAGCATCATACGTGAAGTACATTGAAGGATCCGGAGGAAGAGTTGTGCCTATTCG AATAAACCGAACAACTGAAGAATATGTGAACATCTTTAACTCAATAAATGG ATTACTATTGCCAGGTGGAGATGTAGACATTCAAAAGTCAGAGTTTAGTAAGGCGGCCAAGATTTTCTATGATCTGGCGCTAAAG GCCAATGATGCGTCCGACTATTTCCCCATTTGGGGGACGTGTCAGGGCTTGCAGCAGCTTACTGTTCTAACCAGCAATAAGAACCTACTGACCCTCACCAACACCAAAGCTGTGGCCCTGCCCCTGGTCTTTTCCCAAG gAGCCCAAAATAGTCGGCTGTTCAAGAGCTTTCCAAAGGATTTGCTTCAGTCTCTGGCGGCGGACAACATCACCGCCAACTTCCACAGCTGGAGCCTGTCTTTACAG AACTACTCTCGCAATGCCAAGCTGAAGAGGTTCTACAGAGTTCTCACCACCAATTCTGATGGGAGGACAGACTTCATCTCGACCATGGAGG CCCACCGCTACCCGTTCTACGCTGTGCAGTGGCACCCGGAGAAGAGCCCGTTTGAGTGGATAGACAAACCCGGCATGGTCCACACCACCGCTGCCATCCGCGCCTCGTTCTACACTGCCAACTTCTTCATTTCTGAAG ccaggaaAAGCCAGCACCAGTTCTTGTCTGCGGCGGAGGAGGAGAAAGCCCTGATCTACAACCACTCGCCCGTCTTCTGTGGAGGGGATAGCATCTTCATACAGAACTACTACTTCgactaa
- the lsm3 gene encoding snRNA-associated Sm-like protein LSm3 yields MADEVEQQQTTTTVEEPLDLIRLSLDERIYVKMRNDRELRGRLHAYDQHLNMILGDVEETVTTVEIDEETYEEIYKSTKRNIPMLFVRGDGVVLVAPPLRVG; encoded by the exons ATGGCGGACGAAGTTGAACAG CAACAAACAACGACCACAGTGGAGGAGCCGCTGGACCTCATCCGGCTGAGTTTGGATGAGAGGATCTACGTGAAAATGCGAAATGACAGAGAATTGCGTGGCAGATTACAT GCTTATGATCAGCATTTGAATATGATACTCGGAGATGTTGAGGAGACTGTCACAACAGTTGAAATTGACGAGGAGACGTATGAGGAAATATACAAG TCCACAAAGAGGAACATTCCCATGCTGTTTGTTCGTGGAGATGGTGTGGTCCTTGTTGCTCCACCGCTAAGAGTCGGCTGA
- the LOC134462534 gene encoding zinc finger protein 629-like isoform X3 — protein sequence MLRLVEQNHLLTWPDEANSHLGTRHHSSTSSIECEIKGISHHVFASHKQTCIDLEKASQFITEALQNAVQRNMALRMLIQRFEDRASENGRYLSEQMEANRQMKLQVEELQKHLEDKDNSLTQANQTIAILNNELGDLQQQLLNHQSSDRTIQEVTEWLEDGKNKANIMKEEDAPVQTIVVGIKEEQEDPAEAYAATDNEYQTSQPDDTFQEQIPYSSGDIKIGLVQEGNDESGVAPVIGSRDAHHPSPPPPAPPPPLVSCAPHQPSSPPQPLPRSRGLSVEVIDCRTTQGHQGTRSKHNQDGEQSKTGRTSSLFPVPTSAIPETVMQKLLLRKQLSPAGGKSLNARRSLTGGLHQQTHPAGRSFHCSLCGRTFFKKNILLSHQCINTRGKYFRCGQCGKCFSKGCNLKAHQRIHTGDRPYHCDLCGSSFATGGSLTRHQRVHTGEKPYHCRQCGKSFSQAGHLRRHQRIQGGRCTTGRTS from the exons ATGTTGAGACTGGTTGAGCAAAATCATCTGCTAACATGGCCAGATGAGGCGAATTCCCACCTTGGTACAAGACACCATAGCAGCACCAGCTCAATCGAGTGCGAG ATAAAAGGAATTTCCCACCATGTGTTTGCGAGCCATAAACAAACCTGCATTGACCTGGAGAAGGCTAGCCAATTCATCACAGAAGCATTGCAG AATGCGGTGCAGAGAAACATGGCCCTGCGCATGTTAATCCAGCGTTTCGAAGACAGGGCGTCTGAGAATGGGAGGTACCTGTCAGAGCAGATGGAGGCGAACCGACAAATGAAACTCCAGGTTGAAGAACTACAGAAACACCTGGAGGACAAAGATAACTCACTAACACAAGCCAatcag ACTATTGCCATCCTGAATAATGAACTTGGAGACCTGCAACAGCAACTGCTGAACCACCAAAGTAGTGAccg GACGATACAGGAAGTGACTGAATGGCTTGAGGATGGGAAGAACAAGGCCAAtattatg AAGGAGGAGGATGCTCCAGTGCAGACTATAGTTGTGGGGAttaaagaagaacaagaagatcCTGCTGAGGCCTATGCAGCTACTGATAATGAATATCAGACCAGTCAACCTG ATGACACGTTCCAAGAGCAGATCCCTTACTCATCTGGGGACATCAAAATTGGTCTGGTGCAG GAGGGAAATGATGAATCAGGTGTGGCTCCAGTGATTGGCTCCAGGGACGCTCATCATCCCTCTCCGCCTCCACCTGCACCTCCACCGCCTTTGGTCAGCTGTGCCCCACACCAGCCCTCTTCCCCTCCACAGCCCCTGCCCAGGTCAAGAGGGTTATCAGTGGAAGTGATCGACTGCCGCACAACACAAGGTCATCAAGGAACGAGGAGCAAGCACAACCAAGATGGAGAACAGTCCAAAACTG GAAGAACTTCATCATTATTTCCAGTCCCCACCTCAGCCATCCCAGAAACTGTTATGCAGAAATTATTATTAAGGAAACAGCTGTCTCCTGCGGGTGGCAAGAGCTTAAATGCCAGGAGAAGTTTAACAGGAGGCCTACACCAGCAAACCCATCCAGCAGGGAGATCCTTTCACTGCTCACTCTGTGGAAGAACTTTCTTCAAGAAGAACATTTTGCTCAGCCACCAGTGCATTAACACAAGAGGCAAGTACTTTCGCTGTGGGCAGTGTGGCAAATGCTTTTCAAAGGGATGCAATCTGAAGGcacaccagcgcattcacacaggagaccGGCCGTACCACTGTGATCTGTGCGGCAGCAGTTTTGCCACGGGAGGATCGCTCACGCGGCACCAGCGcgtccacacaggagagaagccataTCACTGCAGACAGTGCGGGAAAAGCTTTTCACAGGCAGGACACCTTAGAAGACACCAGCGCATCCAGGGGGGAAGATGCACCACTGGCAGGACATCTTAG
- the LOC134462534 gene encoding zinc finger protein 773-like isoform X2, translating into MLRLVEQNHLLTWPDEANSHLGTRHHSSTSSIECEIKGISHHVFASHKQTCIDLEKASQFITEALQNAVQRNMALRMLIQRFEDRASENGRYLSEQMEANRQMKLQVEELQKHLEDKDNSLTQANQTIAILNNELGDLQQQLLNHQSSDRTIQEVTEWLEDGKNKANIMKEEDAPVQTIVVGIKEEQEDPAEAYAATDNEYQTSQPDDTFQEQIPYSSGDIKIGLVQEGNDESGVAPVIGSRDAHHPSPPPPAPPPPLVSCAPHQPSSPPQPLPRSRGLSVEVIDCRTTQGHQGTRSKHNQDGEQSKTGRGRGGRAQRGRGGGVARGRGMQLFSTEILKTTASPVMMLNAGRGGGGMQLSLFEIPKSTADPQAMVDIVEQHLCSVCGERFSTRRDLKVHRQMHKEKPKIFTKSGSLNKRRGVNAAERPYPCNECGKRFSTLQILNQHLIVHTGERNFPCQQCGMRFSQAGSLKRHQLIHMGVKPYHCAQCGKRFARAAGLERHQRIHTGERPFHCAQCGRAFTFIESMTRHQRLHTRDKAKYN; encoded by the exons ATGTTGAGACTGGTTGAGCAAAATCATCTGCTAACATGGCCAGATGAGGCGAATTCCCACCTTGGTACAAGACACCATAGCAGCACCAGCTCAATCGAGTGCGAG ATAAAAGGAATTTCCCACCATGTGTTTGCGAGCCATAAACAAACCTGCATTGACCTGGAGAAGGCTAGCCAATTCATCACAGAAGCATTGCAG AATGCGGTGCAGAGAAACATGGCCCTGCGCATGTTAATCCAGCGTTTCGAAGACAGGGCGTCTGAGAATGGGAGGTACCTGTCAGAGCAGATGGAGGCGAACCGACAAATGAAACTCCAGGTTGAAGAACTACAGAAACACCTGGAGGACAAAGATAACTCACTAACACAAGCCAatcag ACTATTGCCATCCTGAATAATGAACTTGGAGACCTGCAACAGCAACTGCTGAACCACCAAAGTAGTGAccg GACGATACAGGAAGTGACTGAATGGCTTGAGGATGGGAAGAACAAGGCCAAtattatg AAGGAGGAGGATGCTCCAGTGCAGACTATAGTTGTGGGGAttaaagaagaacaagaagatcCTGCTGAGGCCTATGCAGCTACTGATAATGAATATCAGACCAGTCAACCTG ATGACACGTTCCAAGAGCAGATCCCTTACTCATCTGGGGACATCAAAATTGGTCTGGTGCAG GAGGGAAATGATGAATCAGGTGTGGCTCCAGTGATTGGCTCCAGGGACGCTCATCATCCCTCTCCGCCTCCACCTGCACCTCCACCGCCTTTGGTCAGCTGTGCCCCACACCAGCCCTCTTCCCCTCCACAGCCCCTGCCCAGGTCAAGAGGGTTATCAGTGGAAGTGATCGACTGCCGCACAACACAAGGTCATCAAGGAACGAGGAGCAAGCACAACCAAGATGGAGAACAGTCCAAAACTG gaagaggacgaggagggagagcacaaagaggaagaggaggaggagtggcaagaggaagaggaatgcaACTGTTTTCCACTGAGATCCTGAAAACCACAGCCAGCCCAGTGATGATGCTTAAtgcgggaagaggaggaggaggaatgcaaCTGTCTTTGTTCGAGATCCCTAAATCCACAGCCGACCCACAGGCCATGGTGGACATCGTTGAGCAACATCTCTGTTCTGTTTGTGGTGAGCGCTTCAGCACCAGAAGAGATCTGAAAGTACACCGGCAAATGCATAAAGAGAAACCAAAGATTTTCACCAAAAGCGGGAGCTTGAATAAACGTCGGGGCGTCAATGCGGCAGAGAGACCGTATCCGTGTAACGAGTGTGGCAAACGCTTTTCGACGTTACAAATTCTCAATCAACACTTGATCGTCCACACAGGCGAGAGGAACTTCCCCTGCCAGCAGTGTGGCATGAGGTTCTCTCAGGCGGGAAGCCTGAAGCGACATCAGCTGATCCACATGGGTGTGAAGCCTTATCACTGTGCGCAGTGTGGCAAGCGCTTTGCCAGAGCGGCGGGTCTGGAGAGACACCAGCGCATTCATACAGGAGAGAGGCCTTTCCATTGCGCCCAGTGCGGAAGGGCTTTTACTTTTATAGAGAGCATGACTCGGCATCAGCGTCTTCACACAAGAGACAAGGCTAAATATAACtaa